The Sinorhizobium fredii genome contains the following window.
AAACGTTCTGTTCCGGGTTCCGGCGCCTATTGGCTGGTCTGGCCCGAGTCGCGGGCCAACCACCCGCCGCTCGAAGCCTTCCGCAGCTGGCTCGCCGCCGAGGTCTCCTCCTGAGCCCCGCTCCAGAGTCGGCTATGCTCCTGCCACTGGAAGCGGGATCGGCTGTCTCCTGTCCTCTTCATCGAGAATGCTGAACGTAAACTTGCCCTGCTGGTCGCGCTCGACCGAATAGGTCAAGCGATCGCGAACATGGTTGTTCTCGTCGAAGGTCAGCACCCTCGGTTTCAGCTCCGTCAGCCGGCTCTCGTCGAGATAGACCGAGTTGCAAATGATGACCTGATCGCCCGGCTGGCAGGTGCGGGCGGCCGCCCCGTTGAGGATGCAGCACCGCGAGCCGCGCTCGCCGAGAATGACATAGGTGGAGATGCGCGCGCCGGAGTTCTTGTTCCAGATCTCAACGAACTCCATCGGCAGGATGCCCGCCGCCTCACAGTGGTCCGGATCCAAGGTGATCGAGCCGTGATAATTGAGGTTAGCCTCGGTCACGTGGATGCCGTGAAGTTTGCCAGCAACCAGTTTTCTCATGTTCCTCCCCTCGCTTCCGCCGCGTTGTCATAGAGCAACGGCTGTCGAAGGGAAAGTGACGTCAGAAACGGCGTGTGCTCGCCGGAGGCGCGTGTCGGATATTCGCCGACGTTTCACAAAGAATGCGGCGGCTGGATGCCAAGCGGCCTGAGCCGTGATACACGGCTGGAACGAGCATCTTTCCACTCCGCCGCTAGAGGTTGCTGCACGCCCGAACGTGGGCAAAGGATAAGGCGAAGAACACGATGCCTATTGCGAATACGACAAGGTCCATGTCGATAATTCCTGTCTGTTGTTTCTACTGACTGCGCGTCCCCGATAGGCGGCGCCGGCCGCCCGGTAGGTGATCGCGATGGCGTGCATATCCGTCGCCGCAGCGATCGAGGCGATGCGGCGCGTGGATCAATAGAATATGGCTCAAGCGCATAGGACGAGAGAGGTCCAAGAGGAAAGAAATAGGATTCCTATAGGAATTCGGCCGCTTCGGGGCTCATGCACGCAAACGCGCTTCGGCGTGAACATGCGAGACGCGAACGAAGCGCCAATTCCTCAGGCACTCCGGGCGAGGCGACGCACGAGGCCCTGCCGACCGCGTTCCATGACGACGTCATGGTTCCAGCTGAAGACGGGCTTCAGGATGACAGCAAGCCTGACCATCCAGGGTTTCGTCACCTTGACGATCCAGTCGTAGCGGATATTGCATACCGCTCCGTCCGGCCGCAGCGTCCATCGACCGGTCCCATCGAGCTCGCCTGAAGCTTTGCCCTCGATAAGCGATAGCGGTTCAACCCTGGTCGTTTCCATGTTGAAGGCCAAGTCATAGGGCAAAGCGGTGGACCATTTCATCCGACGCACGGCGCCGATGCCGGACTCGTCGCCTGGGCGCAGAAGCGTGACCTCATTGACCGAGGGCCACCAGTCCGGCCAGCTCTCGGGCGTGCTGAGCTCCCGCCAGACATCCTGGACAGAGGCGTCGACGGCCCAGGTCGTGACAAGATGAAACTCGGTCGATGCCATCGCGGTCTATCTCGCGGAGGCCGATGAATGGCCCTCACCAATATAGGCGATCCGGGCGGGCCGAAACAGCACCGCATGCTGTCGGTCATGCCGCAAGGCAACGATTGGGAGCGCCGCTACTGCCCGTAGGAAATGCGACGGCGCACATAGTTTGCGCGGCATGCAAAATTGCTGGATGGTGCAACGCACAATAATTCATCTTCCGCAGGTCATGCTATATTTTTGGGCATATCGGAATTGGCTAATTTTCCCTCGTCAATTCAGCCACATACGAGATCTGGCGGTGTTTGGCACGACGCTTGCATTGGTGTGCTTGCTTCGGTCAACGGCGATTGAAGCAAGTTCAGGCGAAATGCGCCTGCGAAGGACAGTGACGTCGCGACGGTCTTTGCCTCCGAAAGGGATACCTCCCGATCCCCGGAGCGCGATTTCCGAGCGGCGTTTTTTTCGTCGGTTTTCGACCGGCCAACAAGTTGAGGGAACGTGCGCATGACCAAGATATCGATCGGCGGCTTTACTCGCCGCAGCCTGCTGAAGACGACCGCGACGGCCGCCATGGTCGGCGCAGCGAAAACGCTATTGCCCTCCGGGGCCTTTGCCCAGGGGGCTGGTCCGGAGACGGCGAAAGCCATCCTCGGTTTCATCGCGCTGACCGATTCCGCACCGCTGATCATCGCCAAGGAGAAGGGCTTCTTCGACAAATACGGAATGACCGAAGTCGAGGTGGTAAAGCAGGCCTCCTGGGGAACGACGCGCGACAATCTGGTGCTCGGCTCTGCCGGCGCCGGCATCGATGGGGCACATATCCTGACGCCGATGCCCTATCTCATCTCGACCGGCAAGGTGACGCAGAACAACCAGCCGCTGCCGATGGCGATCCTCACCCGCCTCAACCTCGATGCCCAGGGCATTTCAGTCGGCGCGGCCTATGCGGATCTCAAGATCGGTCTCGATGCCTCGGTGCTGAAGGACGCCTTCGCCAAGAAGAAGGCGGCGGGTGCGGCGGCAAAGGTCGCGATGACCTTCCCCGGCGGTACGCATGACCTCTGGATCCGCTACTGGCTCGCCGCCGGCGGCATCGATCCGGACAAGGATGTCGAGACGATCGTCGTACCGCCACCGCAGATGGTCGCCAACATGAAGGTCGGCACCATGGACTGTTTCTGCGTCGGCGAGCCCTGGAACGAGCAGCTCGTCAACCAGAAGATCGGCTACACCGCCGTGAATACCGCTGAGCTCTGGGCCAAGCACCCCGAAAAGTCCTTCGCCATGCGCGCCGATTGGGTCGAGAAGAACCCGCGTGCCGCCAAGGCGCTGGTCATGGCCGTCGAGGAGGCCGCGCAATGGTGCGACGACATGGCGAACAAGGACGAGCTTGCCAAGATCGTCGGCAAGCGCAGCTGGTTCAACGTGCCGCCGAAGGACATCGTCGACCGGCTGAAGGGCGAATACGACTACGGCAACGGCAAGGTCGTGGAGAACAGCCCGCATTTCATGAAGTTCTGGCGCGACCACGCCTCCTACCCCTTCCAGAGCCACGACGCCTGGTTCCTCACCGAGAACATACGCTGGGGCAAGCTTGCACCGGATACGGATATCAAGGGGCTGATCGCCAAGGTCAACCGCGAGGACATCTGGCGCGAAGCGGCGAAGGATCTCGGCGTCGCCGACATTCCGCCCTCCACCTCGCGCGGCCCGGAAACTTTCTTCGACGGCAAGGTCTTCGATCCCGCCAATCCCGAAGCCTATCTGAAGAGCCTGGCAATCAGCCGCATCGCCTGATGCCGCAATCGCAGCCGGGCCCGGTCCCGGCTGCCGTCGACCGAGAACCCGTAGGAGAAGGGCATGTCCGCCACCAATCTGAAGCTCAAACCGCAGGCGCCGCCGCAGTCCTCGGCGCAGGTGATTGCTCTCGAGGCTACGGCAAGACCGCGCTTTGACAGCCGCCTGCCGCGCTTTGCCGCTCAAACCATCACCAATCTCTTGCCGCTGCTGGTGACGCTGACCTTCCTCACCCTCGCTTGGCAGCTCGCCTGTGCCTCGCCCGATTCGAGCCTGCCGGCGCCGACGCGCGTGCTCGAGGAGAGCTGGGAATTGATCGCGCATCCCTTCTATGTCGGTCAGGGTGCCGACCAGGGCCTCTTCTGGCACGTCTTCGCCAGCCTGCAGCGCGTCGCCCTCGGCTATGCCATGGCCGCCGCCGTCGGCGTGGCGCTCGGCACTCTGGTCGGCCAGAGCGCGCTCGCCATGCGCGGCCTCGACCCCATCTTCCAGGTGCTGCGCACCGTGCCGCCGCTCGCCTGGCTGCCGCTTTCGCTGGCCGCCTTCCAGGACGGCAACCCCTCGGCGATCTTCGTCATCTTCATCACCGCGATCTGGCCGATCATCATCAACACTGCCGTCGGCATCCGCAACATTCCGCAGGACTACCAGAACGTCGCCAGGGTGCTGCGGCTGAACGGCTTCGAATATTTCGCCAAGATCATGCTGCCGGCCGCCGCCCCGTATATATTCACTGGCTTGAGGATCGGCATTGGTCTCTCATGGCTGGCGATCGTCGCCGCCGAGATGCTGATCGGCGGCGTCGGCATCGGCTTCTTCATTTGGGATGCGTGGAACTCGTCGCTGATCAGCGACATCATCGTGGCGCTAATCTATGTCGGCATCGTCGGTTTCCTCCTCGACCGCATCATCGCGCTCATCGGCCGCGCAGTCGCCCGCGGCACGGCAAACGCCTGAAGAAAAGGAGGCTTTTCATGCCCAAGAGCTATCTCTCGCTGGAACTCATCGACAAGACCTTCGAACGTGGCGGCACCCGCAGCGAGGTTCTGAAACAGGTGTCGCTCGCGGTCGACAAGGGCGAGTTCATCTCGATTATCGGCCATTCCGGCTGCGGCAAGTCGACCCTGCTCAACATCGTCGCCGGATTGACGCAGGCGACGAGTGGCGTCGTGCTGCTGGACGGCCAGGTGGTCGACGAGCCGGGACCGGACCGCGCCGTCGTCTTCCAGAACCATTCGCTGTTGCCCTGGCTGACCGTCTATGAAAACGTTCGGCTCGCCGTCGACAAGGTGTTCTCGGCGACGCGCACTAGGCGGGAACGGCATGAATGGACCATGTGCAACCTCGAACTGGTGCAGATGGCGCATGCCGCGGACAAGCGCCCTTCGGAAGTCTCCGGCGGCATGAAGCAGCGCGTCGGCATCGCCCGTTCGCTGGCGATGGAGCCGAAGGTGCTGCTGCTCGACGAACCCTTCGGGGCGCTCGACGCGCTGACACGTGCCCATCTGCAGGATCAGGTGATGCAGATCCACGCGACGCTCGGGAACACGGTCTTGATGATCACCCATGACGTTGACGAAGCGGTCCTGCTTTCCGACCGCATCGTGATGATGACCAACGGCCCCTCCGCCCGGATCGGCGAAATCCTCGACGTGCCGCTCGCCCGCCCGCGCCGGCGCATCGAGCTCGCCTCCGATCGCACCTACCTGAAATGCCGCGAAGCGGTGCTCAAGTTCCTCTACGAGCGCCATCGCTTCGTCGAGGCTGCGGAGTGATCGAGGGCGCCGGGCGCTCTTGACCTTCCAACGGTGGGAAGCCCTATCTTCGGTTCCTAACGAAAATCGGAGACAGGAAATGCACCGCTACGAGATCAAAGACATGACCTGCAGCCATTGCGCAAGCGTGGTGGAAAGGGCGATTCGCGGCGTCGATCCCGCCGCGGCAATCAAGGTGGACCTCGGCAAGAAGGAAGTCAGCATCGAGACCGCGGCAAACAAGACTACGATCTCCGACGCGCTCAGAGCGGCCGGCTACGAAAGCCGGCCGCTCTGATCCACTCTGCCGGCCAACCCCCTCAGCGACCGGTTCACGATAGGCGAGCTATCTCAATCCTCACCCGGATACTGAAATCCTGGAGGAAGCTGCAGGCTGGCGGCATAGGCCGGCTCAGGCGCGGCGGCCTGCGCATGTTCCCGCGGCTTCATTCAATGGGCCGCGACGACGGAACGGATCGCCAATGGGCGATAGCGTTGGAGGAGATCCGGATTCTTCTCTTCCTTCGCCGCCTCGTCGTTGCGTCCTGACTTTGCTTGCCCCCTGGGCCAGAGAACGAACGGCTCAAGCGGTCACGTGCTTCACCATGGTGCCGCCACCGCTTGCCTGATCGGTCGGGAAGACTTCGACACGGGCGACATCGACAAATACCGGCAAATCGATGACATCGTTGATGATGCGGGCGATATTTTCCGGCTGAATCGAGCGGTATCCGTCGTACAGCATGGCCTTTGCCTGACCATCCGGAATCGAGGTCCGATAGAGAGACGTCTCCACGCGACCCGGAACGATTTCGCTGACGCGGACGGAAGTCCCCAGGAGATCGCAACGCAGGTCGTCGCAGAAGAGACTTAGTCCCGCCTTCGACGGTCCATAGACCGCCATGTTGGGATAGGCTGCCCGCCCGCCGCTGGAACCCACATAAATCAGATGCCCGCGCTTACGTGCGACCATGCCTGGCAGGAAGACGCGCGTTAAGTGCATCGGGGCCTTGAGATTGATATCGATCATCGCATCGATCTCGGAAGGTTCGATCTCGTGGAATGTGGCGCGGGTGGAAAGAATGCCGGCGTTGTTGACGAGGATATCGACTTCAACATCCTTCAACGCCTCGGCGATGACGGCCGTATCGCGCACGTCGGCCCGCACCGGAACAGCGCCGCACCCATCTGCCAGTTCCGCAAGCAGGCTTTCGTTGCGGCCCACCGCGTAAACCGTCAAGTCGCGTTGCCGCAGAGCCGAAACCGTCGATTTGCCGATACCGCTGGTCGCGCCGGTGACGACTGCCACGCGATAGGTGTCAGACATAGATATAGCCCCCGCTGACGACGACATTCTCGCCTGTGGCATAGGTGTTGCGGCTGGACGCCATCATGACGATCCATTCGGCCATTTCGACGGGCTCGGCGGCGCGGCCAAGGGCGCTCGCCTTGGCCAGCTCCGGCAGGAAGCCGAGTTCTTTAGCGCGGTCCGTCGCAAAGCCTGCCGGCGCCACCGAATTCACGAGGATCTGGTCCTTGGCGCATTCCTGGGCGAAGGACTTGGTGAGGCTGACCACCGCCGCCTTGGTCGCGGCATAGTGGGCATTCTGCGGATGCGCCTTGAAGGCATCGACGGAGGTGACGTTGACGATGCGTCCTGTCACTTCCGGCGCGTTCACGAACTGGCGCATATGCAGCACCGCCGCCACCATAATATGGTAGGTGCCCTTGACGTTGATGGCGTTCTCCAGGTCCCAGTCCTCGTCGGTGATTTCCAGGATCGGCTTGCGGGGATAGATCGCTGCGCTGTTGACGAGAGCATGGATGCGGCCAAGCTTGCCGGCAACCGTCTCGAAACCGCTGTGAGCCGTTTCTGCGCGGGAAATATCGGCAACCGCTACCGCCACCTCCGCGCCGAGTGCTTCCAGCTCCGCCGCCGCGGAGGCGAGCAATGCCTCATTGCGGTCAATAAGCCCGATCTTCGCCGCTCCATGCGCGATCATCAGTTTCGCAGTGGTGAGACCGAGGCCCGAAGCTCCCCCCACGATGACAACGGATTGGGCTTTCACGACGAGCCTCCTGATTGTTTGTATGTTATCACTTATATGCTAGGATGGATGGAGATCAAGCAGTTTTTGTCGGTGCGAAATGACTCCGCCGCGGGCCCAACACCTCCATCTTTGAAGAGAATCCCGCGAGGCAGGCAATCTATCGAGAAACGCGATATTTCGAGCGGCATGTGGCACGATATGTGATATGTGCCAACGGGGATTTTCAATCGGAGCAAATAGGTGTCGATTATCACGCAACGTGGCAATTTGGCAGAAATCGTCGTCACAAAGCTTACCGAGCGCATCGACTCCGGGCTCTATGCTCCCGGCGCGAAAATTCCCTCCAGCGCCCAGCTATGTGAGGAATTCGGCGTTTCCCGAACCGTCATTCGCGAGGCTCTGACATCTCTGAAGGTGGGAGGACGCGTAACCGCGCGACAAGGCGCTGGCGTCTATGTGACTGAGAAGGACGCCAAGACGCTTCACTATGAAATCAGCCGCATCGAGGACATTCGCTCGGCCATGCAGATCCTCGAATTGCGGCTTGGCGTCGAGATGCAATCCGTCGCTCTGGCCGCAACCAGGCGCACTCCGGAAGCTCTCGCGGAGATTGCCCGCGCCTATGACAAATTGGAAACCCTCAAAACGGACGATGCGGAAGTCGAAGCGCGCGCGGATTTCGACTTTCATCTGGCTATCGCCCGCGCCACCCGCAATCCGCATTTTCCGAGCTTTCTAGAAGCCGTCATGGAAAGCATCAACTTCGAACTGGTGCTGAAACATCGCCAATCGTCGCGCGCCTACAGTGGCTATTTGAAGAAAATCAACAGGGAACATGCGGCCATTCTGGCAGCGATCACCCAGGGCGACGTGAAGGCAGCAAAGCAGGCGCTTGCCGTGCATCTCGAGGAGAGCCTCAACAGATACCGGCTGATGCTGGACGAGCCTGAAAGTGTGGAGATGGCGGACTGATCAGGTTCGCAAATTTTCTACGCGCGCCTGCGGAGACTTCGGCAAGTCGTCGACACTGTCGCAGGATGCGTTCACTCAGCCGGCAATCTCCCGCCATTGGGGTCGCCTTGATGGAATGCCACCGTCACCCATCCTGTCCGGCAGCAGCGGCGTATTCTTACCTCCCCAGCGCCATCGCCTGTTCGCGGATCTGCGTGAGGCTCATTTTGGACGTCAGTGCTTCCGGATCGAGGCGGATTTCGATCAGCGCCGGCTTGCCGGAGGCTTCGCAGCGCTGGAACGCCGGGGCGAATTCCTCGGTCCTCTGCACCGTTTCTCCATGCAGTCCGTAGGAGCGGGCAAGCGCGGCAAAATCCGGGTTGGTCAAACGCGTGCCGGACACCCGGCCCGGATAATTGCGCTCCTGATGCATGCGGATGGTGCCGTACATGCCATTGTTGATAACCAGGACGATGACACGCGCGTCGTACTGCATCGCGGTCGCCAGTTCCTGGCCGTTCATCAGGAAGCAGCCGTCGCCGGCAAAGGCCACAACGATCCGGTCCGGCGCGGTGATCTTGGCGGCGATCGCCGCCGGCACGCCATATCCCATCGAGCCGTTGGTTGGGCCGAGTTGGGTGCGAAACGTCCGGTATTGATAGAAGCGATGCGCCCAGGCGGAATAATTTCCCGCCCCAGTGGTCAGGATCGCGTCGGGCTTCAGATGACCGCGCAGCCACTCCATCACCTCGCCCATCTGCACCGGGCCGGGAATTTCCGGATGCTTCAGGTTTTCTAGATAGTCCGCATGCGCGGCCCTCGTCCATTCCATCCAGGCAGCGGATGCCGCAGGTCTTAGCTTCGCCGCCTGCGACAGGAAGCCGGCCACGCTGGCATTGATTGGCAAAGCCGCGTGATAGACGCGTCCGAGCTCCTCGGCGCCCGGATGGACGTGCACAAGCGTCTGCTTCGGAACCGGAATGTCGATCAGCGTATAGGCGCCCGTCGTCATTTCGCCGAGCCGCGCGCCGATCGAAATCAAGAGATCGCAGGCCTTGATGTGCTGGATCAGCTTCGGCCCGGCGGCAAGGCCAAGGTCGCCGGCATAGTTCGGATGCCTATTGTCGAACAGGTCCTGGCAGCGGAAGGAGGCTGCGACGGAGAGCGAGAAGGCTTCGGAGAACGTCCTGAGGTCGGCGACCGCCTGCTGCGTCCAGCCACCACCACCGGCAACGAGCATCGGGCGCTTCGCTTCCGCGAGCAACCGGACGAGATCATCGAGCTGCTGCTCGCCCGCATAGGCCTCGACCCGCTTGTACGCCGGCGTATCGGCAACCGCCACCTCATCGGTCAGCATGTCTTCCGGAAGTGCGACGACGACCGGACCCGGCCGGCCGTTGACGGCGCGATGGAACGCCTGGCTGACGAGTTCGGGGATACGGGCCGCATCCTCAATCTCGACGATCCATTTCGCCATCTGGCCGAACATGCGGCGATAGTCGATCTCCTGAAATGCCTCGCGCTCCATCTGGTCGCGCGCCACCTGGCCGATGAACAGGATCATCGGCGTGGAATCCTGGAAGGCGGTATGAACGCCGACCGAGGCATTGGTGGCGCCCGGCCCGCGGGTAACGAAGCAGATGCCCGGCCTGCCGGTCAGCTTGCCATAGGCCTCGGCCATATAGGCCGCTCCGCCTTCCTGGCGGCAGATGACGAATTCGACCGCGTCTTCCGCATCGTGGAAGGCGTCGAGCACCGCGAGATAGCTTTCGCCCGGCACGCCGAATGCACGCTCGACGCCATGGATGCGCAGGGCGTCGACCAGCACTTGGCCGCCGCTGCGTGTCTCGATTTCGTTGTTCATGAAGTTCCCCTGCCCTTTTGGTCAGATGACGGCGTCTTCGAGGAAAGGACGGTTCGCCACAACCCGTTCGTAGCCAAAGGGCGCAAGGTCGAGCGTGCGGAAGCCTCCATAGGTAATGATTTCGGAAAGCCCACGCCCCATGGCCGGCGACTGCTGCAGCCCATGGCCGGAAAAGCCGTTGGCGAAGAGAAAGTTCTTCACCTCCGTATGCGGGCCGAGGACGACGTTGTGGTCGAGCGTGCAGTAGTCGTAGTGGCCGGCCCAGGAACTGACGACCTTGATCGCCTCGAAGGCAGGCACGCGGTTCGCCAGCGTCGGCCAGATCTCCTCCTCGAATTCGTCATGCATCACCTCGAAATCGTTCGGATCGACCTCCGGATCGTGCTTGGGATAGGTGCCCATCAGATAGAACTTGCCCTCCGGACGGAAAAAGACTCCCGTCGGATCGATGGTCAGTCCGACCTTGCCTTCAAGGGACGTGCGGCAATCGACGACGAAGAGCGAGCGCCGGCGCGACTCGACGGGGATGTCGAGACCGGCCATGCGGGCGACGTGTCTGCCGTTGGTGCCGGAGGTGTTGACCACCGTCCCGCAGCCGATCGTCTGGCCGCCCTTTGTCGTCACGGAAACGACGCGGTCGCCCTCGCGGTTGACCGCCACAACCTCGTCTTCGATGTATTCGACGCCGAGCGAACGGGCCTTCTTGCGGAAACCCTGCATCAAGCCGACGCTGTCGAACCAGCCTTCGCCACGCTCGCCGGTGCTGCCGAGCACCAGCCCTTCGAGGTTGAGCCAGGGGAAGCGTTTCGCGAGACCTTCGACCTCGAGCAGCGTCACTTCGGCGCCGCAGGAGACCTGCGTTTCGTGATTGCGGCGCAGCACCTCAGCGCCTCGTTCGTCGCCCGCAAGGAAGAGATAGCCCGCCTCGTGAAAGCCGATCTCCGGCGTATCGTCGTCGACGGCGACGTTCTCCTTGAAGTTGCGGATGAACTCCGTGCCGAACTGGGAGACCTTGACGTTAATGGCGTTCGAGAACTGATGTCGGATCGAACTGGACGAGAGCGCCGTCGCGCATCGTTGATAGGTCCAATCCTTCTCGATCACCAGGACGGAACCGGTGAAGTCCGGATTGGTCGCCAGGAAGTAGGCGGTCGAGCTGCCGACGACGGCACCACCGACGATGACGAGGTCATAGGAGGTCCTGGCAGCCCGCATCACTTGTTCTCGTCTTCGAAGTGGCCGGCCGCACAGAAGCTGCCGCCCTGGAAGCGCACGGCCGGATCGTTCGGATCCCCCTGCTCCGTCTTGGCGAACACCCTTTCCGCATAGTCGTCAGCACTGTCCTCCGGCTTGTAGCCGAGAGAAGCGGCGGTGCGGTTGTCCCAAAAGGCGCGGCTGTTGTTGGACATGCCGTAGGCGACCATGAAGCCGACGCGTTCGGCCGACAGGCTCTTTTCAACGAGTTGGCGGCAATCGCGGTAGGAGAGCCAGGTGATCAGATGTCGGCGATCTGTGGGCTCCGGAAAGGACGAGCCGATGCGCAGGCTTACCGTTTCGAGGCCGAACTTGTCGAAATAATAGCGGGCGAGGTTTTCGACGAAGGTCTTCGACACGCCGTAGAGACTGTCGGGCCGGGTCGGCACGTTGCCGTCGATGGTCTCGGTCCGCTCGTAGAAACCGATGGCATGGACCGAGCTGGCATAGACGATGCGCTTGACGCCATGCTGGCGGGCCGCCTCGTAAATGTTGTAGCTGCCGACGATATTGGCGTCCAGAATGGTCTTCCACGGCGCTTCGAGTCCCTGTCCGCCCATATGGACGATCGCGTCGCAGCCTTTCACTGCATGGGAAACGGCATCGAAATCGGCGAGGTCCGCCGGGGAATCCTCTTCGTGCGGCGCCAGGTTCTGGCACGCCTGTCGGGCCGAGAGCCGAACGATCTTGCCGAGCCTAGTACCGGATTTGCGAAGCTGTGTTCCAAGAGCGCCGGCGGCGCCGGTGAGAAGCGTGCGCTGATAATCGGTCACGAGACTTGATCCTGATTAGCGAAGTCTAGCCAGGGCACCGGCGGTTCGCTCGATGGCCAAAGCGAGGTTTTCGCGCGATGTTGCGAAGGACAGGCGAATATAGGGCTCTACGCCGAAAGCTGAACCCGGCACGGTCGCGACCTTTCCCTCCTTCAGGAGGTACGACGCCAGATCAGTGTCACTGGGGATTGTCGCTCCGTCCGGCGCGGTCTTGCCGATATAGGCGGCGCATTTCGGAAACAGATAGAATGCGCCTTCCGGGGCGCGTACTTCAAGACCGGCAATCGCGCCGAAACCTTGCGTCACCATTTCACCGCGCGCCTTGTATTCCGCCACAGCTTTCGTCACGAAATCCTGCGGGCCGTTCAGCGCAGCCGCGGCGGCAACCTGGGTGATCGAAGACGGACAGGTGGTGCTCTGTGACTGGAGTTTGTTCAACACCTTCGTCAGTTCCTTCGGCCCTGCCGCATAGCCGAGCCGCCAGCCGGTCATCGCATAGGCCTTGGACACGCCGTTGATCAGGAGCGTGCGATTGCGCAGTTCGGGGCATGCATTCGCGAATGAGGTGAAGGGCACGTCACCGCAGACGATGTGCTCGTAAATCTCGTCCGACATGATGGCGACGCGCGGGTGGCGTGCCAGCACTTCGCCAAGGGCTTTCAGCTCGTCGGCGGTATAGATCGCACCGGTCGGGTTGGAGGGTGAGTTAAACAGGAACCAACGCGTTTTGGGCGTAATCGCCGCTTCGAGGCGTTCAGGTGTAATCTT
Protein-coding sequences here:
- a CDS encoding CmpA/NrtA family ABC transporter substrate-binding protein, with amino-acid sequence MTKISIGGFTRRSLLKTTATAAMVGAAKTLLPSGAFAQGAGPETAKAILGFIALTDSAPLIIAKEKGFFDKYGMTEVEVVKQASWGTTRDNLVLGSAGAGIDGAHILTPMPYLISTGKVTQNNQPLPMAILTRLNLDAQGISVGAAYADLKIGLDASVLKDAFAKKKAAGAAAKVAMTFPGGTHDLWIRYWLAAGGIDPDKDVETIVVPPPQMVANMKVGTMDCFCVGEPWNEQLVNQKIGYTAVNTAELWAKHPEKSFAMRADWVEKNPRAAKALVMAVEEAAQWCDDMANKDELAKIVGKRSWFNVPPKDIVDRLKGEYDYGNGKVVENSPHFMKFWRDHASYPFQSHDAWFLTENIRWGKLAPDTDIKGLIAKVNREDIWREAAKDLGVADIPPSTSRGPETFFDGKVFDPANPEAYLKSLAISRIA
- the ntrB gene encoding nitrate ABC transporter permease; translated protein: MSATNLKLKPQAPPQSSAQVIALEATARPRFDSRLPRFAAQTITNLLPLLVTLTFLTLAWQLACASPDSSLPAPTRVLEESWELIAHPFYVGQGADQGLFWHVFASLQRVALGYAMAAAVGVALGTLVGQSALAMRGLDPIFQVLRTVPPLAWLPLSLAAFQDGNPSAIFVIFITAIWPIIINTAVGIRNIPQDYQNVARVLRLNGFEYFAKIMLPAAAPYIFTGLRIGIGLSWLAIVAAEMLIGGVGIGFFIWDAWNSSLISDIIVALIYVGIVGFLLDRIIALIGRAVARGTANA
- the panD gene encoding aspartate 1-decarboxylase, with the protein product MRKLVAGKLHGIHVTEANLNYHGSITLDPDHCEAAGILPMEFVEIWNKNSGARISTYVILGERGSRCCILNGAAARTCQPGDQVIICNSVYLDESRLTELKPRVLTFDENNHVRDRLTYSVERDQQGKFTFSILDEEDRRQPIPLPVAGA
- a CDS encoding SDR family oxidoreductase is translated as MSDTYRVAVVTGATSGIGKSTVSALRQRDLTVYAVGRNESLLAELADGCGAVPVRADVRDTAVIAEALKDVEVDILVNNAGILSTRATFHEIEPSEIDAMIDINLKAPMHLTRVFLPGMVARKRGHLIYVGSSGGRAAYPNMAVYGPSKAGLSLFCDDLRCDLLGTSVRVSEIVPGRVETSLYRTSIPDGQAKAMLYDGYRSIQPENIARIINDVIDLPVFVDVARVEVFPTDQASGGGTMVKHVTA
- a CDS encoding heavy-metal-associated domain-containing protein, whose translation is MHRYEIKDMTCSHCASVVERAIRGVDPAAAIKVDLGKKEVSIETAANKTTISDALRAAGYESRPL
- a CDS encoding ABC transporter ATP-binding protein, which gives rise to MPKSYLSLELIDKTFERGGTRSEVLKQVSLAVDKGEFISIIGHSGCGKSTLLNIVAGLTQATSGVVLLDGQVVDEPGPDRAVVFQNHSLLPWLTVYENVRLAVDKVFSATRTRRERHEWTMCNLELVQMAHAADKRPSEVSGGMKQRVGIARSLAMEPKVLLLDEPFGALDALTRAHLQDQVMQIHATLGNTVLMITHDVDEAVLLSDRIVMMTNGPSARIGEILDVPLARPRRRIELASDRTYLKCREAVLKFLYERHRFVEAAE
- a CDS encoding SDR family NAD(P)-dependent oxidoreductase translates to MKAQSVVIVGGASGLGLTTAKLMIAHGAAKIGLIDRNEALLASAAAELEALGAEVAVAVADISRAETAHSGFETVAGKLGRIHALVNSAAIYPRKPILEITDEDWDLENAINVKGTYHIMVAAVLHMRQFVNAPEVTGRIVNVTSVDAFKAHPQNAHYAATKAAVVSLTKSFAQECAKDQILVNSVAPAGFATDRAKELGFLPELAKASALGRAAEPVEMAEWIVMMASSRNTYATGENVVVSGGYIYV
- a CDS encoding SRPBCC family protein, yielding MASTEFHLVTTWAVDASVQDVWRELSTPESWPDWWPSVNEVTLLRPGDESGIGAVRRMKWSTALPYDLAFNMETTRVEPLSLIEGKASGELDGTGRWTLRPDGAVCNIRYDWIVKVTKPWMVRLAVILKPVFSWNHDVVMERGRQGLVRRLARSA
- a CDS encoding FadR/GntR family transcriptional regulator produces the protein MSIITQRGNLAEIVVTKLTERIDSGLYAPGAKIPSSAQLCEEFGVSRTVIREALTSLKVGGRVTARQGAGVYVTEKDAKTLHYEISRIEDIRSAMQILELRLGVEMQSVALAATRRTPEALAEIARAYDKLETLKTDDAEVEARADFDFHLAIARATRNPHFPSFLEAVMESINFELVLKHRQSSRAYSGYLKKINREHAAILAAITQGDVKAAKQALAVHLEESLNRYRLMLDEPESVEMAD